The following are encoded together in the Gilvimarinus sp. DA14 genome:
- a CDS encoding DUF3450 family protein has protein sequence MIRFIAPSHHSFTVPRNLLFAALTLCSAQHLSAATPAQIDRLTEKWLQVEQQNHALINDWKVQKPAMQQRLSLLQAEKEQLTQMLQESSAGQDDVEERRSELMAEQAELEQQQEKLTEALAQLAATTDGLSPMLPELVRDNWEKEQQAVGDQAETSVLLQGTLAKLSDLDEFNQRITTHETVMSTGTDDVLVKQIYLGAGYAWFASRGGDYAGYGRIVNHTWQWQFSDQIDGDAINRAIDVFEKRQPPQLVQLPIIIGTEEVQP, from the coding sequence ATGATTAGATTTATTGCCCCATCCCATCATTCGTTTACGGTCCCGCGCAACCTTTTGTTTGCAGCCCTGACGTTATGCAGCGCCCAGCACCTGAGCGCCGCCACTCCAGCACAGATCGACCGCTTAACCGAAAAGTGGTTACAGGTGGAGCAACAAAATCACGCGCTGATCAATGACTGGAAAGTCCAAAAGCCGGCCATGCAACAGCGTTTATCCCTGCTGCAAGCCGAAAAAGAACAGCTGACCCAAATGCTGCAAGAAAGCAGCGCCGGGCAGGACGACGTAGAAGAACGTCGTTCAGAATTAATGGCCGAGCAGGCCGAACTGGAACAACAGCAAGAAAAACTCACCGAAGCCTTGGCGCAACTGGCCGCCACCACCGATGGTCTTTCCCCCATGCTGCCAGAATTGGTGCGCGACAATTGGGAAAAAGAGCAGCAAGCCGTTGGCGACCAAGCCGAAACCTCCGTGCTGCTGCAAGGCACACTGGCCAAGCTGTCAGACCTGGACGAATTTAACCAGCGCATTACCACCCACGAAACGGTAATGAGTACAGGCACAGACGATGTACTGGTGAAACAAATTTACCTTGGCGCCGGCTACGCCTGGTTTGCCAGCCGAGGGGGTGACTACGCCGGTTACGGTCGTATTGTGAACCACACCTGGCAGTGGCAGTTTAGCGACCAGATAGATGGCGACGCGATTAATCGCGCGATTGATGTCTTCGAAAAACGCCAGCCGCCACAACTGGTACAGCTGCCCATTATTATTGGCACCGAGGAGGTACAGCCATGA
- a CDS encoding energy transducer TonB, whose amino-acid sequence MDKKHLSASALSAGLLALAVGFLWLSQALNRESAEPPEMLEVQVIQPEPPPPTPKTQQVVEKTDFRIQVEGDGPAVVMNDMEVDVEVDDPDMPEVQIQATQWTDYKIDLDAYNLADLDSQPSLLTPINIRFPPELKSRGIEKVMLKLEVMIDENGKVTLLDIIDNPHTSLVGEIKRFVDRSQFSPPQKDGKKVRARFIWPLEINS is encoded by the coding sequence ATGGATAAAAAACACTTAAGTGCCTCGGCATTAAGCGCTGGCCTTCTGGCGTTAGCCGTTGGCTTTTTGTGGCTTTCTCAGGCGCTTAACCGCGAGTCCGCCGAGCCTCCGGAAATGTTGGAAGTTCAGGTGATTCAACCTGAGCCACCACCGCCCACGCCAAAAACGCAGCAGGTGGTGGAAAAAACCGATTTCCGTATTCAGGTAGAGGGCGACGGCCCCGCGGTGGTGATGAACGATATGGAAGTCGACGTTGAGGTGGACGACCCGGACATGCCCGAGGTGCAAATACAGGCCACCCAGTGGACCGATTACAAAATTGATCTGGACGCCTACAACCTGGCCGATCTGGACAGCCAGCCTTCGCTGTTAACACCGATCAATATCCGATTTCCACCCGAGCTTAAAAGCCGCGGCATTGAGAAGGTTATGCTCAAGCTGGAAGTCATGATCGATGAAAACGGCAAGGTCACTCTGCTGGATATTATCGATAACCCGCACACCTCATTGGTGGGCGAAATTAAACGCTTTGTTGACCGCAGCCAGTTCAGCCCGCCGCAAAAAGATGGCAAGAAAGTTCGGGCTCGTTTTATCTGGCCGCTGGAAATTAACTCTTAA
- a CDS encoding PepSY domain-containing protein, with protein MKQAFQQSMTWLHTWSSLLLIWILFAIFFAGTLAFFRVEITHWMQPESHASAPSEESLQVALDYLTEHAPNAKSWQISLPDSRTRTTGVSWENYNEERQRRRGPREIINADSGDPIDNRETAGGGFLYRFHFELYHIPRGTARLLVGIATMMMFVGIITGLFTRRKLFAHFFTYRPGKNLLSWIDAHVVTGLMALPFHIMITFSGLILFANTLLFLNTDDNRGRFDRGRDNARAVKEVVPPTVDNWQPNINAMIAHAQQQWGQEVSDIRIDNPRQSNASFSVESGTQDSLTAGRNGHASMSFNYDGQPIEHQAAEKADNVISATYSSLRQLHEAHFADTTMRWLFFFCGVLGTFMVASGAILWVIKRARQQLGQFGFELVSALNVGGIAGLICATGSLFWANRLLPVGIAERRDWEINVFFITWGICLLYAVFSRHRKGWTALLALASALYITIPLLDQFTSPVSLLQAFKIGDWIRLGFDGIALLFGFGMFTAFYYLALRDENGGFRLATFKPFASNKHKEETC; from the coding sequence ATGAAACAGGCCTTTCAACAGTCGATGACCTGGTTGCACACCTGGAGCAGCCTGCTACTGATCTGGATTCTTTTCGCTATTTTCTTTGCCGGCACCCTGGCGTTCTTCCGTGTCGAAATTACTCATTGGATGCAGCCGGAAAGTCATGCTTCCGCGCCTTCGGAAGAATCTCTGCAAGTTGCCCTAGATTACTTAACCGAACACGCACCAAACGCGAAAAGCTGGCAAATCAGCCTGCCAGATTCACGCACTCGTACAACGGGGGTATCCTGGGAAAACTATAACGAAGAGCGACAAAGGCGCCGCGGGCCACGCGAGATTATTAACGCCGACAGCGGCGACCCCATCGATAATCGCGAGACCGCCGGGGGTGGATTTCTTTATCGATTTCATTTCGAGCTTTATCACATTCCACGCGGTACCGCGCGCTTGCTGGTGGGCATAGCGACCATGATGATGTTTGTCGGCATTATCACGGGTCTGTTTACTAGGCGTAAACTGTTCGCTCACTTTTTCACCTACCGCCCCGGTAAAAATTTACTTTCGTGGATTGATGCTCACGTCGTCACAGGGCTTATGGCACTCCCCTTTCATATTATGATTACCTTTTCAGGACTCATTTTATTTGCCAATACCCTATTATTTTTAAACACAGACGATAATCGCGGTCGCTTTGATCGGGGGCGCGATAACGCTCGCGCCGTCAAAGAGGTTGTCCCCCCTACAGTGGATAACTGGCAGCCCAATATCAACGCCATGATTGCCCACGCACAGCAACAGTGGGGCCAAGAGGTGAGCGACATTCGGATTGATAATCCACGCCAAAGCAACGCTAGCTTCTCTGTAGAATCCGGCACGCAAGACTCCTTAACGGCGGGACGAAACGGGCACGCCAGTATGAGCTTTAACTACGACGGCCAACCCATAGAGCACCAAGCTGCCGAAAAAGCGGATAATGTTATCTCCGCCACTTATAGCTCACTACGACAATTGCACGAGGCGCACTTTGCCGATACCACTATGCGCTGGTTATTTTTCTTCTGCGGCGTTCTGGGTACATTCATGGTGGCCTCGGGGGCAATTTTGTGGGTGATTAAACGTGCCCGCCAGCAACTGGGACAATTTGGTTTTGAACTGGTGAGTGCGTTAAATGTTGGCGGTATTGCGGGATTAATATGTGCAACCGGCTCACTCTTTTGGGCCAACCGCCTTTTACCAGTGGGCATAGCCGAACGCCGTGACTGGGAGATCAATGTATTCTTTATTACCTGGGGAATATGCTTGCTATACGCGGTTTTTTCTCGCCACCGCAAAGGCTGGACGGCGCTTTTGGCACTGGCGTCAGCTTTATACATTACGATTCCGCTACTGGATCAATTCACCTCACCAGTAAGCTTGCTACAAGCATTCAAAATTGGCGACTGGATTCGCCTGGGCTTTGATGGCATAGCGCTATTATTTGGTTTCGGTATGTTCACCGCTTTTTACTATCTCGCGCTAAGAGATGAAAACGGCGGTTTCCGCCTGGCAACCTTCAAGCCATTTGCGAGCAACAAGCATAAGGAGGAGACATGTTAA
- a CDS encoding MotA/TolQ/ExbB proton channel family protein: MIEQITNSWVCWLMLLLTLYIYHQLWMDYLHLLEAPEMAEHNAPEYQRKITALKVGALPLMGLFGTITGLQDSFTGMMLGGADSQMVTNGIAHALFTTQLGLVLAIPGWLLLVFVNAKGKSCYATTTAR; this comes from the coding sequence ATGATTGAGCAAATCACCAACAGCTGGGTGTGCTGGCTGATGTTATTGCTGACGCTCTACATCTATCACCAATTGTGGATGGACTATTTGCATCTTTTAGAGGCGCCGGAAATGGCCGAACACAATGCGCCCGAGTATCAGCGCAAAATCACTGCGCTAAAAGTCGGTGCCTTACCGCTGATGGGCCTGTTTGGCACCATCACCGGCCTGCAAGATAGTTTTACCGGCATGATGCTGGGCGGCGCTGACAGCCAGATGGTGACCAACGGTATTGCCCACGCGCTGTTTACCACACAACTGGGATTGGTTTTGGCAATCCCCGGCTGGCTGCTGCTGGTGTTTGTAAACGCCAAGGGCAAAAGCTGCTACGCCACCACGACCGCGAGGTAA
- a CDS encoding FepA family TonB-dependent siderophore receptor: protein MSKLSSKAALLGTLLPMCSTMALAQSEDENVEVLKTTVVQAASEELKQAQGVSIVTEEDMKHRPVANDIAEIVRTMPGVNLSGNSSSGQYGNNRQIDIRGMGPENTLILIDGKPVLSRNSVKMGRSGERNTRGDSNWVPPEAIERIEVIRGPAAARYGSGAAGGVVNIITKKPDEATATITAETQLSEDSMEGDQYRANIVAASPLTERFSQRTYISYNKQDADDVDINRDETVEGSRVAAGREGVENQDFRTMLRFDQSETQTWELEGAYSRQGNIYAGDNAFQGVDHEMSNLLVGEETNVMRRKTLSLTHRGNFSFGDSFSYIQWENTNNSRLGEGAAGGGDGAINSEEFVTTELQNITAKTEWNTPVQLGGLNQTITYGAEYRSEELEDDVHNQNGLGNVEEGDIPGTIVDPDLRPSTTDAYLFGVYIEDNIALTDTIMLTPGVRFDSHSESGTNWSPSVNASWQATSNLSLQAGVSRAFKTPNLYQLNPNYAYRTRGNGCPLAYPSLGGGCTILGNPDLEAETSINSEIGINYTGDSGFATGLTYFHNDYENKITTSGTDPIGVYDGTQVFRWENAPEAIVEGLEGNLSVPFAQALTFTLNATVMLESKDTSTGEPLSIIPDYTLNSMLVWSVTDQWDMVLSGQHYGPTDSPKLEASGDVVENQMDRDAYNVINFSTNYAFSGGFEVILSVKNLVNDQLKREGTSTNAGANTYNEPGRSYLVSLSKTF from the coding sequence ATGAGTAAGCTGAGCAGCAAAGCGGCCCTGTTGGGCACCCTTTTGCCGATGTGCTCCACCATGGCACTGGCACAATCAGAGGATGAAAATGTTGAAGTTCTGAAAACCACCGTGGTGCAGGCCGCCTCGGAAGAGCTAAAACAAGCCCAGGGCGTGTCCATTGTCACCGAAGAGGATATGAAGCACCGCCCGGTCGCCAATGATATTGCCGAAATCGTTCGCACCATGCCCGGCGTTAACTTGTCTGGCAACAGCAGCTCGGGCCAGTACGGCAACAACCGCCAAATTGATATTCGCGGCATGGGCCCCGAAAACACTCTGATTTTGATCGACGGCAAACCTGTGCTGTCGCGCAACTCGGTAAAAATGGGTCGCTCTGGCGAGCGTAACACTCGCGGCGACAGCAACTGGGTTCCACCAGAAGCCATCGAGCGCATTGAAGTTATTCGCGGCCCCGCCGCCGCCCGTTACGGCTCCGGCGCGGCCGGTGGTGTGGTTAACATCATCACTAAAAAACCCGATGAAGCCACGGCCACCATCACCGCCGAAACTCAGCTGTCTGAGGACAGTATGGAAGGCGATCAGTACCGCGCTAACATCGTTGCCGCCAGCCCGTTGACCGAGCGCTTCTCGCAGCGCACTTATATTAGCTACAACAAACAAGACGCTGACGATGTGGACATCAACCGTGACGAAACCGTTGAGGGCTCACGTGTTGCCGCCGGCCGCGAAGGTGTAGAGAACCAGGATTTCCGGACCATGCTGCGCTTTGACCAAAGCGAAACCCAAACCTGGGAGCTGGAAGGTGCCTACAGCCGTCAGGGCAATATTTACGCTGGTGATAATGCCTTCCAGGGTGTGGATCACGAAATGTCCAACCTGCTGGTCGGCGAAGAAACCAATGTTATGCGCCGCAAGACTCTGTCGCTGACTCACAGAGGCAACTTCAGCTTTGGCGACTCTTTTAGCTACATTCAGTGGGAAAACACCAACAACTCTCGCCTTGGTGAAGGGGCTGCTGGTGGTGGCGACGGCGCCATCAACTCTGAAGAGTTTGTCACTACTGAACTGCAAAACATCACCGCAAAAACCGAGTGGAATACTCCCGTGCAATTGGGCGGTTTAAACCAAACCATCACTTACGGTGCTGAGTACCGCAGTGAAGAGCTGGAAGACGATGTCCACAATCAAAACGGTTTGGGCAATGTTGAAGAAGGCGATATTCCCGGCACCATTGTCGACCCTGACTTGCGTCCGTCCACCACCGACGCCTATCTGTTTGGTGTTTACATCGAAGACAACATCGCTCTTACCGACACCATTATGCTGACCCCCGGCGTGCGCTTTGACTCACACAGCGAATCCGGCACCAACTGGTCACCCAGCGTGAACGCCTCTTGGCAAGCAACCTCTAACCTGTCGCTGCAAGCAGGTGTGAGCCGTGCGTTTAAAACGCCTAACCTGTATCAATTGAACCCTAACTATGCCTACCGTACTCGCGGTAATGGTTGCCCACTGGCTTATCCGAGCCTTGGCGGCGGCTGTACTATCTTGGGTAACCCGGACCTGGAAGCAGAAACCTCTATTAACTCTGAGATCGGTATCAACTACACCGGCGACAGTGGTTTTGCCACCGGTCTGACTTACTTCCACAACGACTACGAAAACAAGATCACCACCTCGGGCACCGACCCCATCGGCGTTTACGACGGCACTCAGGTATTCCGCTGGGAAAACGCCCCCGAGGCAATTGTTGAAGGGCTGGAAGGTAACTTAAGCGTACCATTTGCCCAGGCACTGACCTTTACCTTAAACGCCACCGTCATGCTGGAATCCAAAGACACCAGCACCGGTGAGCCGCTGAGCATTATTCCGGACTACACCCTGAACTCTATGCTGGTGTGGTCTGTAACCGACCAGTGGGACATGGTGCTGAGCGGCCAACACTACGGCCCAACCGACAGCCCCAAACTCGAAGCAAGTGGCGACGTGGTTGAAAACCAAATGGATCGCGACGCCTACAACGTTATTAACTTCAGCACCAACTACGCCTTTAGCGGCGGCTTTGAAGTGATTCTGTCGGTGAAAAACCTGGTTAATGACCAGCTGAAGCGTGAAGGTACCTCGACTAACGCCGGTGCCAACACCTACAACGAACCGGGCCGCAGCTACTTGGTATCGTTGAGCAAAACCTTCTAA
- a CDS encoding lipopolysaccharide assembly protein LapB, translated as MTLLHRFIRPLALVASISFAHSLSAANITLEMDDPEWTFLLKSSHQQAGNASLTSEEGKLFREIQPLLAKGDYQGALTQIEQNTSSDASAALYEIKGQVLLNLKRYDEAAAALNKALEMQPGLAVSHRALGMIYLMQQDFKNAKQHLSQTLELGGNDAQTYGQLAYVNLQLHKPHSAVAGYQTALYLDPENSQWYQGLLYALTASNDFTQAASLVDEMLIDKPKGRRLWVQRAQIAMNAGDKTKALGSMETALALGVDRVENIALAARLHMELGNPRRAVELLSGDIRRFAKAGDMDTVLQMGRWLASRDEWSALERLVKAVNDVKGLLSSDQQADFLVVEGQAAIARKHFKTASSKLAAAIELAPGNGEALITMANVQKLRNNQQSAVMYYLRAETLPEFKARALQGRAQVEIDRKDYAAALDLLRQLYKEEPNRQQVFENIQTLERIVRNQA; from the coding sequence ATGACACTTTTGCACCGTTTTATTCGCCCCCTGGCTCTTGTGGCAAGCATAAGTTTTGCCCACAGCCTTAGCGCGGCAAACATTACCCTGGAAATGGACGACCCTGAGTGGACGTTTTTACTTAAAAGCAGCCATCAGCAAGCAGGCAACGCCAGCTTAACCAGCGAGGAGGGGAAACTTTTTCGCGAGATCCAACCGCTGCTGGCCAAAGGTGATTACCAGGGCGCGCTGACGCAAATTGAACAGAACACATCAAGTGATGCCAGTGCTGCGCTCTATGAAATTAAAGGCCAGGTGCTACTGAACCTAAAGCGCTATGACGAGGCGGCCGCCGCCCTTAATAAAGCGCTGGAAATGCAACCCGGGCTTGCGGTATCCCACCGCGCGCTGGGTATGATTTACCTGATGCAGCAGGACTTTAAAAACGCCAAACAACACCTGAGCCAAACGCTTGAGCTGGGCGGTAACGACGCCCAAACCTACGGCCAACTGGCGTACGTCAATTTACAGCTGCATAAGCCTCACTCGGCAGTGGCCGGTTATCAAACAGCACTGTATCTCGACCCGGAAAACAGTCAATGGTACCAAGGCTTACTCTACGCCCTCACCGCCAGCAACGATTTCACCCAGGCGGCGAGCCTGGTCGACGAAATGCTAATCGACAAACCCAAGGGTCGCCGGCTGTGGGTTCAGCGCGCGCAAATTGCCATGAACGCCGGTGACAAAACCAAAGCCTTAGGCAGTATGGAAACGGCCTTAGCCCTAGGGGTGGATCGGGTGGAAAACATCGCTTTAGCGGCGAGGCTGCATATGGAGCTGGGCAATCCGCGCCGCGCCGTAGAACTTTTATCGGGGGATATTCGCCGCTTTGCCAAGGCCGGCGATATGGACACCGTACTGCAAATGGGCCGCTGGTTGGCCTCGCGGGATGAATGGTCCGCGCTTGAACGTTTGGTAAAAGCAGTCAACGACGTTAAGGGGTTATTATCCAGCGACCAACAAGCTGACTTTTTGGTGGTGGAAGGGCAAGCGGCCATCGCCCGCAAACATTTCAAAACCGCCAGCAGCAAATTGGCTGCGGCTATCGAGCTGGCACCGGGCAATGGCGAAGCCTTAATCACCATGGCCAATGTGCAAAAGTTAAGAAACAACCAGCAGAGCGCGGTGATGTATTACCTGCGCGCCGAAACCTTGCCCGAGTTTAAAGCACGCGCCTTACAGGGCCGAGCCCAAGTCGAAATTGACCGTAAGGACTATGCCGCCGCACTGGATTTATTGCGCCAGCTTTACAAGGAAGAGCCTAACCGCCAACAGGTTTTTGAAAACATTCAAACGCTGGAACGCATTGTTCGCAATCAAGCGTAA
- a CDS encoding biopolymer transporter ExbD has protein sequence MTSRLQRRLESQEPQGIDMSPLLDVVFILLIFFIVSTVFVKETGVEVDKPQAISAQSQDQQSILLAITGNGEVMYDSANIGVAGVRGTVEQLLLGEDRPVVIQADRTVPTELLMEVIDEAKIAGAVSVNIAALKE, from the coding sequence ATGACCAGCCGTTTGCAGCGTCGCCTGGAAAGCCAGGAGCCTCAGGGCATTGATATGTCGCCCCTGCTGGACGTGGTGTTTATTCTGTTGATCTTTTTTATTGTCTCGACGGTTTTTGTCAAAGAAACCGGGGTAGAGGTAGATAAGCCCCAGGCCATTTCTGCGCAATCGCAAGATCAACAATCCATTCTTTTGGCCATTACCGGAAACGGTGAGGTGATGTACGACAGCGCCAACATTGGCGTGGCGGGCGTGCGCGGCACGGTCGAACAACTACTACTCGGCGAAGACCGCCCGGTGGTTATTCAGGCCGACCGCACCGTGCCCACCGAGCTATTGATGGAAGTCATCGACGAGGCAAAAATTGCCGGTGCCGTCAGCGTCAACATCGCCGCACTTAAGGAATAG
- a CDS encoding MotA/TolQ/ExbB proton channel family protein yields the protein MRLTAALLSSLLALCVVYTAPAAAQDVETSLVKKIERAQNNLERTEQKVLRERNDVAGKLRSLEEEVLNLRDKTAVARRKMDEKTLSLGQLESRLKDWKEQQRFQQNLLNRFLKQQGYSNQQLAELSLSEKINATNRFSEQLHERMAPQWREEKVVRADGTIAPLPTLHIGPASWYVDAEQAGLAETDNDGHLKSLAQLSGRQSDNIVNLTTNPQGEITFDPTQGRALHAQQTSETLIEHIAKGGLWAAPILLFALIATATALFKGWQLWQLPKLIPARTRSELQQQRANIQAQKGSMQKALLDTALNSNNPRERDDRLFAQLHDDKTVLERWLTIITVTATVSPLLGLLGTVSGMIETFRMMTTFGSSDPEVISGGIAQALVTTELGLVVAIPALVLGAVLSRKAKRYYHGLESFALVLSGEDAEPQPAKTTQEATA from the coding sequence ATGAGATTAACCGCTGCACTTCTCAGTAGTCTGCTAGCTCTCTGCGTGGTTTACACCGCACCCGCGGCCGCACAAGATGTGGAAACCTCACTGGTTAAAAAAATTGAACGCGCGCAAAATAATTTAGAGCGCACCGAGCAGAAGGTACTGCGCGAGCGCAACGATGTTGCCGGTAAGTTACGCAGCCTGGAAGAAGAGGTTTTAAACCTGCGGGATAAAACCGCCGTGGCGCGCCGCAAAATGGACGAGAAAACCCTAAGCCTGGGGCAACTGGAATCGCGCCTGAAAGATTGGAAAGAGCAACAGAGGTTTCAACAAAACCTGTTGAACCGTTTTTTGAAACAACAGGGTTACAGCAACCAGCAACTGGCTGAACTCTCTCTTAGCGAAAAAATCAACGCCACCAACCGCTTCAGCGAACAACTGCACGAACGCATGGCACCACAATGGCGTGAAGAAAAGGTTGTGCGCGCCGATGGCACCATCGCGCCGCTACCCACATTGCACATTGGCCCAGCCAGCTGGTATGTGGATGCCGAACAAGCGGGCTTGGCGGAAACAGATAACGATGGCCATCTTAAAAGCCTGGCACAACTGTCTGGCAGACAGAGCGACAATATCGTTAACCTGACCACCAACCCCCAGGGCGAGATTACCTTCGACCCGACACAAGGCCGCGCCTTGCACGCGCAACAAACCTCCGAGACCTTAATTGAGCACATCGCCAAAGGTGGATTGTGGGCCGCACCCATCTTACTGTTTGCGTTAATCGCGACCGCTACCGCGCTGTTTAAAGGCTGGCAATTGTGGCAGCTGCCCAAACTGATTCCAGCGCGCACCCGATCCGAACTGCAACAACAGCGCGCCAACATTCAGGCGCAAAAAGGCAGCATGCAAAAAGCACTGCTTGATACTGCGCTCAACAGCAACAATCCGCGCGAGCGCGACGACCGCTTGTTTGCCCAACTGCACGACGACAAAACCGTGCTGGAGCGCTGGCTTACCATCATTACCGTTACTGCCACTGTGTCGCCTCTGTTAGGGCTATTGGGTACGGTAAGCGGAATGATCGAAACCTTCCGCATGATGACCACTTTCGGCTCCAGCGATCCGGAAGTCATTTCCGGCGGTATCGCCCAGGCGCTGGTGACCACCGAGTTGGGCCTGGTAGTCGCCATTCCCGCGCTGGTGTTAGGCGCTGTTTTATCACGCAAGGCGAAACGCTATTACCACGGCCTGGAAAGCTTTGCCCTGGTACTGAGCGGCGAAGATGCCGAGCCACAACCGGCCAAAACCACGCAAGAGGCAACCGCATGA
- a CDS encoding DUF1080 domain-containing protein: MKRTLIVAATLAATATLAMPLSAAEKEPWQQAQETEVWEPVPAKVSIDDDGVPSDALVLFDGTDLSAWESANDGSAAPWKIEGDVMVAAPKSGDIRTKQEFCDIQLHIEWQPPAEKDMEGPEGQGRGNSGVFFQERYEVQVLDSFGGETYPNGQAASVYKQHIPLVNATKPLNEWNVYDIIYKAPRFSDAGELTSPAYITVLHNGVLVQNHVEVQGPTAWIGHPPYEAHGCAPLRLQDHGNPSKFRNIWIREL, from the coding sequence ATGAAGAGAACACTTATTGTCGCCGCAACTCTGGCTGCTACCGCCACTTTAGCCATGCCGTTATCCGCCGCAGAAAAAGAGCCCTGGCAGCAGGCGCAGGAAACCGAAGTGTGGGAGCCGGTACCCGCCAAGGTCAGCATCGACGACGACGGGGTGCCCTCGGACGCTTTAGTGCTGTTCGATGGCACTGACTTGTCTGCCTGGGAGTCCGCGAATGATGGCTCCGCTGCGCCGTGGAAAATAGAAGGCGATGTGATGGTGGCGGCCCCCAAATCGGGCGATATTCGCACTAAACAAGAGTTTTGCGACATACAACTGCACATTGAGTGGCAGCCGCCGGCCGAAAAAGACATGGAGGGCCCCGAGGGGCAGGGGCGCGGCAACAGCGGGGTGTTCTTTCAGGAGCGCTATGAAGTGCAAGTGCTCGACTCCTTTGGCGGTGAAACCTATCCCAATGGCCAGGCCGCGTCGGTGTACAAGCAGCATATCCCTCTGGTAAACGCCACCAAGCCACTGAATGAGTGGAATGTTTACGACATCATTTATAAGGCACCGCGCTTTAGCGATGCCGGTGAGCTGACCTCTCCGGCTTACATTACCGTGTTACACAATGGCGTGCTGGTGCAAAACCATGTTGAGGTGCAGGGCCCAACTGCCTGGATCGGTCATCCACCTTACGAGGCTCATGGGTGTGCGCCTTTGCGGCTGCAGGATCATGGCAACCCATCTAAGTTTCGCAATATCTGGATTCGCGAACTATAA